A segment of the Manis javanica isolate MJ-LG chromosome 10, MJ_LKY, whole genome shotgun sequence genome:
CACAAGAGGAGTTTGCACAGGGTCTGGTCCCGGATGGGGCGAGACTTGGGCAGAAATCATGGCCAGTGTTCCATCGAGTTCCCAGGCTGTGAGCCAGaggccccaccctggcccctccGGGCACCAGCCGGACGTGATGCTGGACGCACAGAGACCAGGACCGCCAGGTGAGGCAGCGGAGGGACGAGGGGCTTGAGGACGGGGAGCCGACGGCAGAAAGGCCTACCCAGGTGGGGCTTGTGTGAAGGAGGGAGACACTGAGAAGGCCAGGGACTGGAGGACGAGGGTGTAGGTGTGGGGACAAGGACACACACGGGGAAGGGCACCTGGAGGAATTATCTAAATGAGGAAGACTGTTAAGAACGGGGAGACGGAACAATGGCAAAGTGGATGGGGGCAGATGGCTGCCAGCAAAGGAGAAGGATGAAGAGATGGCTGGGGAGAAGGCCACGGTCTGCGACAGCAGAGACGCTAGGAGCAGCTTCTCTTTTGGGGGTAGTTGCAGTGGAGTGGGAGGGGACACGGGGACCAAGGGATGAATCCCAAAGACAACAGCTGGACGCTGTCACCTTGTTTCTTTGTCAAGCAGCCCAGGCACACAGCAGCCCTCTGCCAGAGGGCTCCAGATGGCGCGGGAAGCGGGAGAGGTCGGCCGCTCTCCAGGAGGAGTCGGAGGAGGCAGCCCTGGGCACGGCGGACGCCTGGGTCGTGGACATGCTGTGCGGCCTCAAGATGAGGCTGAAGCGACGGCGGGTGTCCCCGGTGCTGCCCGAGCACCACGAGGCCTTCAAAAGGCTGCTTGGTAGGGGGAACCCTGAGCCTATTCCCCTTTAGAGAAACTTCCAGCGACTAGACTTTTCCAATGGAAAAGAATTCCCTGTCAGTTGGTGACCTCTCTGTTCCCAGAGGACTCCTCCGGGGACACTTAGAAATGAGGCAGGATTAGGCCAGAGGCAGAAGCAGTCTGCACTTGGAACACGAAAGCTCGGCTTCCACTGCACCCCTGAGGCTTTCAAATCTAAATGCCTCCGTCAGCCTGCGGGGTGCTCACAGGCCATTGGGCGCGCTGACGTGACCGTCAAGGGAGACAATGCCTGCCCCCCCCCAGCCACCAAAGAAGGGTGGCAGCGTGTTTCTGGCCCAGTGAGTGCACCTAGGCCTCCACACCCCAAAAGGTCCCATCAGGAGGCATGGCTGCTCTCTGCTCAGCCCTGCTCCAGCTGTCCCTGTAACCTGTGCCTCTCTTCACAGGGGACCGTGTTGTGAAAAGATTCCTGGCCTGGGACAAAAATCTGAGGATATCTGACAAGGTAACTTTGTCCACTGACATGTGTTCCCTCTCTAGCTG
Coding sequences within it:
- the LOC108407603 gene encoding speedy protein E4-like → MASVPSSSQAVSQRPHPGPSGHQPDVMLDAQRPGPPAQAHSSPLPEGSRWRGKRERSAALQEESEEAALGTADAWVVDMLCGLKMRLKRRRVSPVLPEHHEAFKRLLGDRVVKRFLAWDKNLRISDKYLLAMVIAYFSRAGLPSWEYQRIHFFIALYLANDMEEDEGHKLAILWLLYRNDHSKSRLFHQRRVQFAQSMGWKAWVSQEACEEVCEQLGSGGGGAGLQWGEHGIVGCGGEKELEAG